Part of the Sodalinema gerasimenkoae IPPAS B-353 genome is shown below.
GATAACAACCCTGTCGCGCTAAGGCCCCCATGCGCTCGAAACTGGCCAGGGTGAGGGGGGTGATGGGGGCTTCAACGGCCCCGGCAAGAACGCGATCGCAGGTTCCCTCCCGGATTAACTGTACCCCTCGGGCGATCGCCCCAATTCCCGTGGCACAGGCGGCCATGGGGGACAACACCACGGCCTGACTACCACATTGAGCAGCAGCGAGGGTGGCTGGAGTATAAGGGAGGGCGCTATACCAAGATGTTAGAGCATCCAAAGACCCGTTCTGGCTCATTTGGCAGGCCAAGGCTTCCAGTCGCCCCTGTTGGGCCCGACTAGACCCTACGACAATGCCACAATCTGGTAAGGGAGGGGTTAATCCGGCATTCGTTAGGGTATGTCGAACCACCTCCGTGATGATCTGCTCTAAGGAACTGGGATGGCCATGAAGCATTCCCAGGGGTTTGAGGGGCAATTGGGGAAACGGCTGTTGCAGACGCAGGCCAGATTTACCCTGGAGCAGGTAATGCCAGGTCTGGGGCAAGTCTCCTAAACTGGAGCAGCCCCCCATTCCCGTCACCACAACGGAACAGGGGGATGGCAGATTAAAGCTCGGTTGCGCCACTACTGAACGAGAAACTCGGCCCCATCACGAACGCTGGCCGATTGGATGAGATCCCCCTGTTGGATGCCATCCACCACCTCCATGCCTTCGCTCACATAGCCAAAGACGGCATAGTTCCCATCTAGGAAACTTAAATCATCCAGGGCAAAGTAAAACTGGGCTGAGGCAGAGTTGGGGGATTGCGATCTCGCCATAGCCACGGCCCCCCGACGATGGGGCAACAGAGGCGCCTCTCGCACCCCAGCGGCCATTAGGGTTTCGCCATAGACAGGCTCACCGGCACCTTGGGGTTTAATTTCCAGGGGGATATAGCGAGCTTCACCGGTTTCAGCATTGACATAGTTCCCAGTTCCCAGACGAGACACCGGAACATCAGGATCAGCACTGAGGGGATCTCCCCCTTGAACCACAAACGGCTCAGGTTCTCGGA
Proteins encoded:
- a CDS encoding beta-ketoacyl-ACP synthase; this translates as MAQPSFNLPSPCSVVVTGMGGCSSLGDLPQTWHYLLQGKSGLRLQQPFPQLPLKPLGMLHGHPSSLEQIITEVVRHTLTNAGLTPPLPDCGIVVGSSRAQQGRLEALACQMSQNGSLDALTSWYSALPYTPATLAAAQCGSQAVVLSPMAACATGIGAIARGVQLIREGTCDRVLAGAVEAPITPLTLASFERMGALARQGCYPFDRQREGLALAEGAALVLLEREDIALEREAQIYGEILDFGLTADGYHVSAPQPESLGAIAAVKQCLERSGLNPQEIDYIHAHGTSTQLNDRREAALIQWLFPQGVPVSSTKGATGHTIGASGALGVAFCLLAIRDRQLPPCVGLRDPEFDLDLITHSRQQDCDRALCLSFGFGGQNAAIALSRYPQTS
- a CDS encoding peptidylprolyl isomerase → MQPLTQSQDRWWRLRLTLLLVFSMTILASCTQANDLADISPTPASNVQETVATTPRLEGMATVVMVVNGGSVIIDVNGEDAPITAGNFVDLVQKGVYDGTRFHRVVREPEPFVVQGGDPLSADPDVPVSRLGTGNYVNAETGEARYIPLEIKPQGAGEPVYGETLMAAGVREAPLLPHRRGAVAMARSQSPNSASAQFYFALDDLSFLDGNYAVFGYVSEGMEVVDGIQQGDLIQSASVRDGAEFLVQ